Genomic DNA from Nitratidesulfovibrio vulgaris str. Hildenborough:
AGCGCAGGGCTATCGCCTTGTCCCTCGTGTGCGGTGTGTGCATCCTCGTCCTGAAGATGCTCGCGTATCTCGTGACAGATTCAGCGGCACTCATGTCGGATGCATTCGAGTCCATCGTGAATGTGGTGGCGAGTGCTTTTACCATGTGGACCCTGTATGTGGCGCAGACGCCGCCGGACAGGCGCCATCCCTATGGGCATGGGCGAGTCGAGTTCTTCGCCGTGTTCTTCGAAGGGGCTCTCGTCATTGTTGCCGCACTGGGCATTATCGTCGCAGCGGCGCCTCGTATCATCGAACCGCGCGCAATGGTGCAGCTTGACATCGGCCTTGGGCTATCGGTCGTCGCCTCTGCCATCAACCTCGTTCTCGGCCTTTATCTCATCCGTGTGGGACGGCGCGAAGACAGGCTGGCACTCGTTGCCGACGGTAAGCACATCATAACTGACGTGTACACGACCGGTGGGGTGCTTGCGGGTTTGCTGCTCGTCCATGCCACAGGATGGCTGTGGCTCGACGGGGCCATCGCATGCGTCGTGGCCCTGCACATCCTCGGAGCGGGGTATGGGCTCGTAAGGGAGGCGGTGCGTGGACTCATGAACGAGCGCGACGAGAAGCTGCTGCTGCGTATCGAGGATGTCCTCAGACGCCATGAGC
This window encodes:
- a CDS encoding cation diffusion facilitator family transporter, with translation MMSEQRRAIALSLVCGVCILVLKMLAYLVTDSAALMSDAFESIVNVVASAFTMWTLYVAQTPPDRRHPYGHGRVEFFAVFFEGALVIVAALGIIVAAAPRIIEPRAMVQLDIGLGLSVVASAINLVLGLYLIRVGRREDRLALVADGKHIITDVYTTGGVLAGLLLVHATGWLWLDGAIACVVALHILGAGYGLVREAVRGLMNERDEKLLLRIEDVLRRHEQDDGIATHDIRAWRSGRDIHVDLHLVLPRHMTMEQAQARATVVEDILRGQIPHVVEVLVRAEACDEAQCSACRHAGRCHER